The Deinococcus hopiensis KR-140 sequence TACGCCGAGGCCGCCGCCCTGCCGGGCAACCCGGCCAGCGTTCACGTCGCCGGGCAGGCCGCCCGCGAACGGCTGGAGGAGGGCCGCGCCCGCGTGGCCGATGCCCTGGGCGTAGATCCCCGCACCCTGATTGCCAACGGCGGCGGCACTGAGGGCGACAACCACGTGCTGCTGGGCGCCGCGCGGCTCTGGGAAGAACAGCACGGACGCCCCGGCCACCTCGTGACCACCCAGACCGAGCACTCCGCCGTGCTCGCCCCCGCGCGCTGGCTAAGCGCCCAGGGCTGGGACGTGACCTTCCTGCCGCCGGACCGGGAGGGGCGTTACGTTCCCGAGCAACTGGCCGAGGTGCTGCGTGGGAACACCGCCCTGGTGTCCATCCACCACGCCAACAACGAATTGGGCACGGTGCAGGCCACTGCGGCCCTGGCCGCGGTGGCCGCAGCTTATGGCGTGCCTTACCACACTGACGCGGTGCAGGCTCCCGGAGTGTTGCCGCTGGACCTGACCGGCTGGGGCGTTTCTTTTGCCACCTTCGCTGCCCACAAGTGGGGCGGGCCGCGTGGAGTGGGCTTCGTGTATGTGCGGCGCGGCAGCGAGTTGCCTCCCGTGACCCTGGGCGGCGGGCAGGAGGGTGGCCTGCGGCCCGGCACGCAGAACACCGCGGGGGTGTACGCGGCGGGGGTGGCCCTGACCCACGCGGCGGCGCGGCGCGAGGAAACGTTCGCTCACCTCACCGCGTTGCGGGCCCGCTTTATGGACCGGGCGGCCTCCATCTCCGGCCTGCGGGTGAACCATCCTGGTGATGGCAGCCCCAAGATCGCCTCGGTCACCGTGCCGGGCGCGGACGGTGAGGCCCTGCTGATGAATCTGGATCTGCTGGGGATCTCCGCGAGTGCCGGAAGCGCCTGCGCCGCCGGAACGATGCAGGCGAGCCATGTGCTGACCGCCATCGGCCTGGGCGAGCAGGACGCCCGCGCCTCGCTGCGCTTCAGTTTTGGCCGCCCCACCACGCCCGCCGAGGTGGAGACGGCGGCGGACGCGCTGCGGCAGGCGGCAGAGTTCAGCCGCCCATAACGCTGCCCGACTTGGACACGGCCGAGCGTTTGCTGCGAGAGGCTGGGGCCCTCAACCCCGGCGGCTGGGTTCCCGGTTCCGCCACGCGGGTTGCCCTCACGCTTTCCCTTGTCATTCCGGACTTGGGCACGTTGCAGGGTGATACGGTTTCCGGATCATCCGTTCCGTCCGCGCCGCTTCGGTGATTTTGCGCCTCTGTGTCACCGTTTTTCCTGCTCGCTCTGCTGCGCAGCGTTGCGCGTGCGCTCGGGTGAGTCGGCCCTTTCATTACGGATGAACCGGAATCCTTAAGGGTGGGACGGCACGGTTGCCGAGTGGACCCGGCCGGGTGAGTTGCTGTCCGCCCCTGTTCCCCGGATGACCGAGGAAGACCGCCCGCTGCAATTGTGCGGCGCGCTGGCTGACGGCTTTTGCATCCTGGAGGCACCGATGGTGGACGTGGGCTTACGCTACGGCGTCAATGTCCGAACACCTGAGAAATGGCGCGGCTAGAGCATTTGTCCGAATTGCGCCGCAAGCGGAAGGGCCCCCCTCACGGCTCCATTCTCCGCAATGCCCATTCAGGTGTGCTCGCTGGGCCCAGTCAAAAAGAAGTCCGCACGTTGACAAATGCACCCGCTGTCCCTCAAAGCGG is a genomic window containing:
- a CDS encoding cysteine desulfurase family protein; translated protein: MIYLDYAATHPMTPEALAAYAEAAALPGNPASVHVAGQAARERLEEGRARVADALGVDPRTLIANGGGTEGDNHVLLGAARLWEEQHGRPGHLVTTQTEHSAVLAPARWLSAQGWDVTFLPPDREGRYVPEQLAEVLRGNTALVSIHHANNELGTVQATAALAAVAAAYGVPYHTDAVQAPGVLPLDLTGWGVSFATFAAHKWGGPRGVGFVYVRRGSELPPVTLGGGQEGGLRPGTQNTAGVYAAGVALTHAAARREETFAHLTALRARFMDRAASISGLRVNHPGDGSPKIASVTVPGADGEALLMNLDLLGISASAGSACAAGTMQASHVLTAIGLGEQDARASLRFSFGRPTTPAEVETAADALRQAAEFSRP